The Deltaproteobacteria bacterium genome contains the following window.
CAGGTGCAGTTTAAAGAATGCATGACAGGGACCGAAGAAGGACGGAAATTTTATGTTATAGGGGTAACCGGACTGCCGGGAGCAGGTAAAAGTTCATTGATAGATGTCATGATAAATTATTTTCGTTCAAATAAAAAAACAGTTGGTGTTATTGCGATAGACCCGACAAGCCCTTTTACCGGTGGTTCCATTCTTGGAGACAGGGTAAGAATGCAAAATCACTCCAGCGACAGGGATGTTTTTATTAAGAGTTTGCCTACAAGAGGGTGGCGCGGCGGCATATCAAAAGTAACATCAAGAATGGTTACCGTTATGGATGCCATGAAAAAAGATATTATTATTGTTGAAACTGCGGGTGTAGGGCAGACAGAGGTAGAAATCAAAAACCTGGTTCATACGACAATTGTTGTTCTGGTAGGAGGTCTTGGAGATTATATCCAGATTGTAAAGGCTGGAATACTGGAAATTGCTGATATTTTTGTCATAAATAAAGCTGATAACAGCAATACAGGGCAACTTGAATTTGACCTTAAAACTTTCTTCGGTATAAGTGAAAATACAAGCCAGCCAGGTGAGGGTGAAACATGGAAACCTCATATTTATCTGACTGAGGCAATCAATGATAGGGGAATAAGCAAGCTTATTGAAGGAATTTTCCATCATGAAAAATACCTTAAATCAACAGGCAAATTTGAGCAGTATTTCAAAAACAAATCCAGGATTGATTTAAGAGATATAATAAGTGATTATTTAATCAATCTTTTTTTTGCAAAACTTGAAGAAGATGATTTACATAAAAAACTGCTTGATGACCTTGAAGCCAATAAAATCGATCCTTACAGTTTAGCAGAAAAAATACTCAAAGAATTTCTTAAACTTAATTCAAAATAAAAAAGGAGACATGCCATGCCAGAAGCTAAAAAGACAACAAAGGAGATATTAAGCAGTATTGGTAAGGGCAGTACTAAAATGCCTCTATTTGACAGCAAGAGCCTAAAATCAATTAAAAAGGATTTAGAAGACTGGAAAAATACAAAAATCACCGGCACTGACAGGGAAAACTACTCTGTAACACCGGAGACTATCCTGGGTTCTAAAATACCCAGGAACCTCATATATACCCCGCTTGATATACCTGACTTTGATTACAGGGCAAATCTTGGAAACTCAGGGGATGCCCCGTTTACAAGAGGAATACATCCCAATATGTACAGGGGTAAGCAATTTACAATAAGGCAGATAAATGGATTCGGCGGCCCTGAAGATACCAACAAAAGATTTAAATTCATGCTTGCAAACGGTGCCACAGGCTTGAGTGTTATATTTGATATCCCCACAGTCCAGATGTATGATTCGGATGATCCTATATCAAAGGGCCAGGTTGGTACCTCAGGTGTTGCAATAGACTCACGTGGTGATATGGACATACTCTTTAGTGGTATCCCTCTTAAAGATGTAACGGTATCCATAGTAACTCATTATCCTTCAAATACCGCAATACTTTTTCCCATGTTTTTAGCATCAGCTGAGAAAAGGGGTATATCCTGGAAAGATCTGAAAGGAACCGTACAAAATGATATAACACTGGAAGAAGTTGTAAGAAGCGGCCCTGAATATATCCCTCCCCGTGACTGCTTCAGGTTGCAGTGCGACAATATTGAATTTATAAAACAAAATATCCCTAATTGG
Protein-coding sequences here:
- the meaB gene encoding methylmalonyl Co-A mutase-associated GTPase MeaB; the protein is QVQFKECMTGTEEGRKFYVIGVTGLPGAGKSSLIDVMINYFRSNKKTVGVIAIDPTSPFTGGSILGDRVRMQNHSSDRDVFIKSLPTRGWRGGISKVTSRMVTVMDAMKKDIIIVETAGVGQTEVEIKNLVHTTIVVLVGGLGDYIQIVKAGILEIADIFVINKADNSNTGQLEFDLKTFFGISENTSQPGEGETWKPHIYLTEAINDRGISKLIEGIFHHEKYLKSTGKFEQYFKNKSRIDLRDIISDYLINLFFAKLEEDDLHKKLLDDLEANKIDPYSLAEKILKEFLKLNSK
- a CDS encoding methylmalonyl-CoA mutase family protein codes for the protein MPEAKKTTKEILSSIGKGSTKMPLFDSKSLKSIKKDLEDWKNTKITGTDRENYSVTPETILGSKIPRNLIYTPLDIPDFDYRANLGNSGDAPFTRGIHPNMYRGKQFTIRQINGFGGPEDTNKRFKFMLANGATGLSVIFDIPTVQMYDSDDPISKGQVGTSGVAIDSRGDMDILFSGIPLKDVTVSIVTHYPSNTAILFPMFLASAEKRGISWKDLKGTVQNDITLEEVVRSGPEYIPPRDCFRLQCDNIEFIKQNIPNWNFVTLNGYNLHEFGTSGVTEMAVAMSNAIETLNEMISRGHDVDWVAARLAFFWSISNDFFDEVARIRAARRLWYKIMKYRFGAKQSRSMWMRCHVQTSGITLTRQEPLNNIVRSSLQALSAVFAGVQSLHVDSYDEAYAVPTEEAALISLRTQQIIQSETAVTEVVDPLGGSYY